TCAAGGATGCACCTTAGAAGCTATAGATTTTACCAAAAGTATAAATGAATTTAAAGATTACAATGCTATTGTTTTAGGCATTAGCCCGGATAATCCTGAAAGCCATTGCAAATTTTATGACAAGCATAACCTTAACCTGATTCTCCTATCAGATACCGATCATACCGTGGCAAAAGAATACGGAGTATGGAAAAAAAAGAGCATGTATGGCAAAAGCTTTATGGGCATAGAGCGAAGTACATTCCTGATTGATCCTGAAGGGAGGGTCAGAGCAATATGGCGAAAGGTTAAGGTACCAGGACATGTTGAAGAAGTGTTGCAAACGCTTAAATCTTTGCAATAAAGGAGGCTACCATGACATTGCAGAAAGCTATTGAGGCAAGAAGGGCATATAGATCACTTGCTCCAGTGACGATTACTGAAAATATGGTGTCAGAGCTAGCAAAAGCGGCTGCACTTGCTCCATCGTGCTATAACAATCAACCGTGGAGATTTGTATTTGTTTATGAGCCAGGGAAACTAGATGAATTAAAAAAAGCCCTG
This sequence is a window from Spirochaetota bacterium. Protein-coding genes within it:
- the bcp gene encoding thioredoxin-dependent thiol peroxidase encodes the protein MMKEDILLNKPAPKFRLPDKDKKVVESNTFRGKWVVIYFYPKDNTQGCTLEAIDFTKSINEFKDYNAIVLGISPDNPESHCKFYDKHNLNLILLSDTDHTVAKEYGVWKKKSMYGKSFMGIERSTFLIDPEGRVRAIWRKVKVPGHVEEVLQTLKSLQ